From a single Candidatus Babeliales bacterium genomic region:
- a CDS encoding KH domain-containing protein — translation MIKQLVEHAIKELVEMPKLVQVNVFHDGPKSNIEIKVAPDDFKRVIGKDGRIIKAIRAMVCAVEPGEKDILVDIAQE, via the coding sequence ATGATCAAGCAATTGGTTGAACATGCGATTAAAGAACTCGTAGAAATGCCAAAACTAGTTCAAGTAAATGTTTTTCATGATGGCCCTAAAAGCAACATTGAAATCAAAGTAGCTCCTGATGATTTTAAGCGTGTTATTGGCAAAGATGGCCGCATTATTAAAGCAATTCGAGCGATGGTTTGTGCAGTGGAGCCTGGTGAAAAAGATATTCTTGTAGATATCGCACAAGAATGA
- the rpsP gene encoding 30S ribosomal protein S16, translating to MAVKLRLSRFGKRHAPQYRIVAIDSRRKRDGEFLEDLGTYNPTTHTLVQFHEDRIADWVSKGAIMTESVRRLQKQYRKSQRAE from the coding sequence ATGGCAGTAAAATTACGGTTATCCCGTTTTGGTAAGAGACATGCACCACAATATCGTATTGTAGCAATCGATTCACGTCGTAAGCGCGATGGTGAATTTCTAGAAGATTTAGGAACTTATAATCCAACAACTCATACCTTGGTTCAATTCCATGAAGACCGTATTGCTGATTGGGTATCTAAAGGAGCAATTATGACTGAATCAGTTCGTAGATTGCAAAAGCAGTATCGCAAAAGCCAAAGGGCTGAGTAG
- the ffh gene encoding signal recognition particle protein has protein sequence MFDFLTNKFSSVFSYFTGQKYLSEKNMNDTISKVHDALIEADVPYNVVQKFINEVKQETIGKKVLKSLNAGEQFAKIIHEKLVLFLGGNVQNNFEFKVPSLILVMGLQGSGKTTTIAKLTYYIKQQKKFKNRAVLLASVDFYRPAAIDQLEILSKQVGVQFYRAAAQNSFDAAKEIYKYAQQHKFDLVFLDTAGRMHIDNTMLEELRNIDNSLQPKHKLLVLDAMTGQESLKVAKAFDQAIGFEGVILSKMDSETRAGAAFAFKYELNKPILFLGTGEKVDELQLFRPERIAGRILGMGDVQSLIEHANQKIKKNEQEDMEQAFKKDTLTLSDFAKQLEMMNRLGSFSQLMQYIPGANSKKVSADQMAKAEQEITQFKVIFSSMTLKEQLNHKILNGSRRMRIAKGAGVQVSEVDVLLSRFEQMQQFVKLFKRGKFPNI, from the coding sequence ATGTTTGATTTTTTAACCAATAAATTTTCTTCAGTATTTTCCTATTTTACGGGTCAAAAATATTTATCAGAAAAAAATATGAACGATACGATTAGTAAAGTTCATGATGCATTGATTGAAGCTGATGTGCCTTATAATGTGGTGCAAAAATTTATTAATGAAGTTAAGCAAGAAACTATAGGAAAAAAAGTTCTCAAATCGCTTAATGCGGGAGAACAATTTGCCAAAATTATCCATGAAAAATTAGTATTGTTTTTGGGAGGCAATGTTCAAAATAATTTTGAGTTTAAAGTGCCATCATTAATTTTAGTAATGGGTTTACAAGGATCTGGTAAAACAACAACTATCGCAAAATTAACATATTATATAAAACAACAGAAAAAATTTAAAAATCGAGCGGTTCTTTTAGCTTCAGTAGATTTTTATCGTCCAGCAGCTATTGATCAACTTGAGATATTATCAAAACAAGTTGGTGTTCAGTTTTATCGTGCTGCTGCACAGAATTCATTTGATGCGGCAAAAGAAATTTATAAATATGCACAACAGCATAAATTTGATTTAGTTTTTCTTGATACTGCCGGTCGCATGCATATTGATAATACGATGCTTGAAGAATTGCGCAATATTGATAATTCATTGCAACCCAAACATAAATTACTTGTATTAGATGCGATGACTGGCCAAGAATCATTAAAAGTTGCCAAAGCATTTGATCAAGCAATAGGTTTTGAAGGGGTTATTTTAAGCAAAATGGATAGTGAGACTCGTGCCGGGGCAGCATTTGCTTTTAAATATGAACTTAATAAACCGATTTTATTTTTGGGTACTGGTGAAAAAGTTGATGAATTACAATTATTTAGACCAGAGCGCATAGCAGGACGCATTTTGGGAATGGGTGATGTACAAAGTCTGATTGAGCATGCTAACCAAAAAATTAAAAAAAATGAACAAGAAGATATGGAGCAAGCGTTCAAGAAAGATACGCTCACCTTATCTGATTTTGCAAAACAGCTGGAAATGATGAATAGGTTAGGGTCATTTTCACAGCTTATGCAGTATATCCCTGGTGCTAACTCAAAAAAAGTTTCTGCTGACCAAATGGCAAAAGCAGAGCAAGAAATAACGCAATTTAAGGTAATTTTTAGCTCGATGACCCTTAAAGAGCAATTGAATCATAAGATTCTTAATGGTTCTCGGCGTATGCGAATAGCAAAAGGAGCCGGTGTTCAAGTATCTGAAGTAGATGTTTTACTATCTCGATTTGAACAAATGCAGCAATTTGTTAAACTCTTTAAAAGGGGCAAATTCCCCAATATTTAA
- the hflX gene encoding GTPase HflX: MAKKSTDVHEHPRLLVIGVHAPYNKTNDIDSYYDEFLTLVRTNQVAYTDTIFFKLRTVEPGTFVTKGHLEKIKQICEEKKIDEVLFSEPLTPQQERNLSNYLDVRIFDRTQLILEIFEKAAVSAEGKTQVAIAMLEHQKSRLAGKGKFLAQQSGILGLRGGFGETMKERERRYLDQRIISLKKELKNLEQVRETQRKRRIKSQIPLVCLVGYTNAGKSTILNALTKSDVLAEDKLFATLDTTTRELYINGKKKGLISDTVGFIQLLPPHLIDAFKSTLHELQYADLLLNVVDISDPSWKSHIDVVLQILHELDIDKDMLFVFNKIDKVNISPELIEQMKRYQPHVAVSALNKKGLAPLIDYIDSVL, from the coding sequence ATGGCAAAAAAATCTACGGATGTACATGAACATCCACGCTTATTAGTAATAGGTGTTCATGCACCATATAACAAAACGAATGATATTGATTCTTATTATGATGAATTTTTGACATTAGTAAGAACAAATCAAGTAGCATATACTGATACCATTTTTTTTAAATTGCGTACTGTTGAGCCCGGTACTTTTGTGACCAAAGGGCATTTAGAAAAAATAAAGCAAATTTGTGAAGAAAAAAAGATAGATGAAGTTTTATTTTCTGAGCCACTTACTCCACAACAAGAACGAAATTTAAGTAACTATCTAGATGTAAGAATATTTGATCGTACACAACTTATTTTAGAAATTTTTGAAAAAGCGGCGGTATCTGCAGAAGGTAAAACGCAAGTTGCTATTGCAATGCTTGAACATCAAAAAAGCCGTCTTGCAGGAAAAGGAAAATTTTTAGCGCAGCAATCTGGTATACTTGGATTGCGTGGTGGATTTGGCGAAACCATGAAAGAACGCGAACGACGCTATCTTGATCAACGCATCATCAGCTTAAAAAAAGAATTAAAAAACCTTGAACAAGTCAGAGAAACTCAGCGAAAACGGCGCATTAAAAGTCAAATACCATTGGTATGTTTAGTTGGTTATACTAATGCTGGTAAATCAACTATTTTAAATGCCTTAACAAAAAGTGATGTGTTGGCTGAAGATAAATTATTCGCCACACTAGATACCACTACCCGAGAATTATATATTAACGGTAAAAAAAAGGGATTAATTTCTGATACCGTTGGCTTTATTCAATTATTACCTCCTCATCTTATTGATGCATTTAAATCAACTCTTCATGAATTGCAGTATGCTGATCTTTTGCTCAATGTAGTCGATATTTCAGATCCAAGTTGGAAATCTCATATTGATGTAGTATTACAAATTTTGCATGAACTCGACATCGATAAAGATATGCTTTTTGTGTTTAATAAAATAGATAAAGTAAATATTAGTCCTGAACTTATTGAGCAAATGAAGCGTTACCAGCCACATGTAGCGGTATCTGCACTTAATAAAAAAGGATTAGCTCCACTAATTGACTATATTGATAGTGTTTTATAA
- a CDS encoding UvrD-helicase domain-containing protein: MKTSKISFDEFFNNHLNAAQQKAVLHKKGPLLVIAGAGSGKTRVITARILNLLINEKIDPRSIIALTFTNKAAGEMKERIHQFLPTGIKPFIGTFHSYCLQLLKTNAKLLDYPSFTIIDSDDQQQLLSSIIKKSGFEKRISAKNLSYQLSMYKNSAVSSQTEHLFTDPSIRELLIEYEREKKASKCLDFDDLLLEVLTLFKKNSEFVTQHQETIRHILVDEYQDTNITQHALLKAMAKQKNKLIIDSLCAVGDEDQSIYSWRGATVENMLHFSKDFAKTTLIKIEQNYRSVQPILEIANQVINHNQQRNPKNLWSEKKAKNRIHIVRCMSGYQESEVIAEFLKQLEKKDTVNSCAILYRAHYQSRTLEEALIRHSIPYKIIGGIQFYERKEIKDILAYLRLIANPFDRISFFRAINCPLRGLGDKFQELFYNRWNEQPFHTFIDCAQELIKTDSVAGVKQAALASFTRTFEEYSIYDGPHKTIESIVAKINYFGYLKNAFDKEDAETKTENIKELIRAAHHFEQIGINTIELFLAEVALMQEKMHKQEETENTVKLMTLHAAKGLEFDTIVLSGLEEGIFPSFRSINDPSCIEEERRLFYVGITRAKERLLLTNARYRNSFGNMTDQLPSRFLDEVPNHLAPTIDTSHWNNIQIQAFFSDWLGNKTSSSVLTFNTLTQNLTEKIKKSSSSKSLKSATFWQKNQTVKHIKFGVGIIKKVEEQGKDKVFITALFKSGIKKIDSSFLSS; this comes from the coding sequence ATGAAAACATCAAAAATTTCGTTTGACGAATTTTTTAACAATCATTTAAATGCAGCACAACAAAAAGCGGTTTTACATAAAAAAGGTCCACTTTTAGTTATCGCTGGTGCCGGTTCAGGTAAAACACGTGTTATTACCGCACGTATTCTAAATCTTTTGATTAATGAAAAAATTGATCCGCGTTCAATTATTGCGCTGACTTTTACTAATAAAGCAGCCGGAGAAATGAAAGAACGAATTCATCAATTTTTACCCACCGGCATTAAACCTTTTATAGGCACGTTTCATTCTTATTGCTTACAATTGCTCAAAACAAATGCCAAATTATTAGATTACCCATCATTTACTATTATTGATAGCGATGATCAACAACAGCTGCTTTCAAGCATCATAAAAAAATCTGGTTTTGAAAAACGAATATCGGCTAAGAATTTATCTTATCAACTCAGTATGTATAAAAATAGTGCGGTTAGCTCGCAAACTGAACATCTGTTTACCGACCCTTCAATTCGTGAATTGTTAATCGAATATGAACGAGAAAAAAAAGCAAGTAAGTGTCTTGATTTTGATGATTTATTATTGGAAGTGCTCACATTATTTAAAAAAAATTCTGAATTTGTTACTCAGCATCAAGAAACAATTCGTCATATTTTAGTTGATGAATATCAAGATACCAACATTACGCAACATGCATTACTTAAAGCAATGGCAAAACAAAAAAACAAACTCATTATTGATTCTTTATGTGCAGTCGGCGATGAAGATCAATCAATTTATTCATGGCGTGGTGCTACGGTAGAAAACATGCTACATTTTAGCAAAGATTTTGCAAAAACTACATTGATAAAAATTGAACAAAATTATCGCTCAGTTCAACCAATTTTAGAAATTGCAAACCAAGTTATTAATCATAATCAGCAACGAAATCCCAAAAATTTATGGTCTGAAAAAAAGGCAAAAAATCGTATACATATTGTTCGTTGCATGTCTGGTTATCAAGAGAGTGAAGTAATTGCTGAATTCCTTAAGCAATTGGAAAAAAAAGATACAGTGAATTCATGTGCCATTTTATATCGTGCACATTATCAATCACGAACACTTGAAGAAGCATTAATTCGCCACTCAATTCCTTATAAAATTATTGGTGGTATTCAATTTTATGAACGAAAAGAAATTAAAGATATTTTGGCCTATTTACGATTAATTGCTAATCCATTTGATCGCATCTCTTTTTTCCGCGCCATTAACTGCCCATTACGCGGTCTTGGTGATAAATTTCAAGAACTATTTTATAACCGTTGGAATGAACAACCGTTTCATACATTTATTGATTGTGCACAAGAACTTATTAAAACAGATTCGGTTGCGGGTGTTAAACAAGCCGCACTTGCTTCATTTACACGAACTTTTGAAGAATATAGTATCTATGATGGCCCACATAAAACTATTGAAAGTATTGTAGCTAAAATTAATTATTTTGGTTATTTGAAAAATGCTTTTGATAAAGAAGATGCAGAAACAAAAACTGAAAATATTAAAGAGCTTATTCGAGCAGCGCATCACTTTGAACAAATTGGCATCAATACTATTGAGCTATTTTTGGCAGAAGTAGCCTTAATGCAAGAAAAAATGCACAAACAAGAAGAAACTGAAAATACGGTAAAACTCATGACCTTACATGCTGCAAAAGGCTTAGAGTTTGATACTATTGTATTATCAGGATTAGAAGAAGGAATATTCCCTAGTTTTCGTTCAATTAATGATCCTTCTTGCATTGAAGAAGAACGACGGCTTTTTTATGTTGGTATTACCCGTGCAAAAGAACGTTTACTTTTAACAAATGCTCGTTATCGTAATTCATTTGGCAATATGACTGATCAATTACCGTCTCGTTTTTTAGATGAAGTGCCAAATCATTTAGCACCTACTATTGATACATCACATTGGAATAATATTCAAATCCAAGCATTTTTTTCTGATTGGCTTGGCAATAAAACATCTTCTAGTGTATTAACTTTTAATACTTTAACGCAAAACCTTACAGAAAAAATAAAAAAATCATCTTCATCAAAAAGCTTGAAATCAGCTACTTTTTGGCAAAAAAATCAAACGGTAAAACATATAAAATTCGGCGTTGGTATTATCAAAAAAGTTGAAGAACAAGGCAAAGATAAAGTATTTATTACGGCACTTTTTAAATCTGGCATCAAAAAAATTGATTCTTCCTTTCTTTCTTCATAA